The following are encoded in a window of Nibricoccus aquaticus genomic DNA:
- a CDS encoding OpgC family protein, protein MPNRHASLVPSSLTQIASRAKSVAASAPRHTHIDTLRGLLLVLMAVNHIPSDLHAVTDHPFGFMSAAEGFVFMAGLMAGYVYTRKWLRGNFRELFHACTSRTVTIYRWHALALILVFSGLVSIGYLTGTLPLNTPAATLDLPALSFVSALLLIHQPTLFDVLPMYCVLLLATPWLLRICARPGGYTRLICGSLSLWAAANIFCPQTPFEYGVINTGAFNLAAWQLLYVTALAFGHRWATRQQTHSPNNSAHPQHLLARPSTAVLLGLSAIAALLFCVRHGFIPSGLSETSLAAVTNKNNLAPIRLLDTALIIYLSYQLISRHPRAFSWRPLAWIGRASLPVFSIHILAAYAIHAFPQTFAETSSGRWLGTALMLATLMATAAIHSARDRHRLPASPPLERPAPALQTRHPRARRHIVRHEPRPPLPADSFHR, encoded by the coding sequence ATGCCGAACCGCCACGCCTCCCTCGTCCCGTCCTCTCTCACCCAGATCGCATCGCGCGCAAAATCCGTCGCCGCCTCCGCTCCACGCCACACCCACATCGACACCCTCCGCGGCCTGCTCCTCGTGCTCATGGCGGTGAACCACATCCCGAGTGATCTCCACGCCGTCACCGATCACCCCTTCGGCTTCATGAGTGCCGCCGAGGGCTTCGTATTCATGGCAGGCTTGATGGCTGGCTACGTGTACACCCGCAAATGGCTGCGCGGAAACTTCCGCGAACTCTTCCACGCCTGCACGAGTCGCACCGTCACTATATACCGCTGGCACGCGCTCGCCCTGATCCTCGTTTTCTCCGGCCTCGTCTCCATCGGCTACCTCACCGGCACTCTCCCACTCAACACACCAGCCGCGACACTCGATCTTCCCGCACTCTCTTTCGTGAGCGCGCTGCTGCTCATCCACCAACCCACGCTCTTCGACGTCCTCCCGATGTACTGCGTGCTCCTGCTCGCCACGCCTTGGCTCCTGCGCATCTGCGCGCGCCCCGGCGGTTATACGCGCCTGATCTGCGGGAGCCTCTCACTCTGGGCCGCCGCCAATATTTTCTGCCCGCAAACGCCCTTCGAGTACGGCGTCATCAACACCGGTGCCTTTAACCTCGCCGCCTGGCAGCTCCTCTACGTCACCGCTCTCGCCTTCGGCCACCGTTGGGCCACACGACAGCAAACTCACTCTCCCAACAACTCCGCTCACCCGCAACACCTGCTCGCCCGCCCATCCACCGCAGTCCTACTAGGCCTCTCCGCCATCGCTGCCCTGCTCTTCTGCGTCCGCCACGGTTTCATCCCCTCCGGCCTGTCCGAGACCTCACTCGCCGCCGTCACCAACAAAAACAACCTCGCCCCGATCCGCCTCCTGGATACCGCGCTGATCATCTACCTCAGCTACCAACTCATCTCCCGCCACCCCCGCGCCTTTTCTTGGCGCCCGCTCGCGTGGATCGGCCGCGCCTCGCTCCCCGTTTTCTCCATCCACATCCTCGCCGCCTACGCGATCCACGCCTTCCCCCAGACTTTCGCCGAAACCTCCTCCGGTCGCTGGCTCGGCACCGCGCTCATGCTCGCCACGCTCATGGCCACCGCTGCCATTCATTCCGCCCGCGACCGCCACAGGCTTCCCGCTTCCCCGCCACTCGAGCGCCCCGCACCCGCACTCCAAACTCGCCACCCCCGCGCCCGCCGACACATCGTCCGCCATGAACCTCGACCGCCTCTCCCGGCAGATTCGTTTCATCGCTGA
- a CDS encoding GDP-L-fucose synthase family protein → MKLFIAGHNGMVGGALVRRFQREAGVTLLLRTRRELDLTSQAAVEAFYAAEKPDVVIMAAAKVGGIHANNTYPGDFIYDNLIVAANTVHSAYRNGVKRFLFLGSSCIYPKHAPQPMPEDCLLTSTLEPTNEAYAIAKITGLKLCQYYRKQYGVLFHSGMPTNLYGPGDNYHAQNSHVLPALIRRFHEAKLAGLPEVVAWGTGKPMREFLHVDDLADACAFVLKLDNPPDWVNMGTGTDVTIKELTETVALAVGFKGRITWDASKPDGTPRKLMDVSRLAGLGWKARISLREGIEKTYASFLAEQAAGTLRT, encoded by the coding sequence ATGAAACTATTTATCGCAGGCCATAACGGAATGGTTGGGGGCGCGCTGGTACGACGCTTTCAACGTGAAGCAGGCGTCACGCTGCTGCTACGTACGCGTCGCGAGCTCGATCTGACGTCGCAGGCGGCGGTCGAGGCGTTTTACGCCGCTGAGAAACCCGATGTCGTCATCATGGCTGCGGCCAAGGTCGGTGGAATTCATGCCAACAATACTTACCCGGGCGACTTCATCTACGATAACCTGATCGTCGCGGCCAACACGGTCCACAGCGCGTACCGCAACGGAGTGAAGCGTTTCCTGTTTCTCGGCAGCTCCTGCATTTACCCGAAGCACGCGCCGCAGCCGATGCCTGAGGATTGCCTGCTCACCAGCACGCTGGAGCCGACCAACGAGGCTTACGCGATCGCCAAGATCACCGGTCTCAAGCTCTGCCAATACTACCGCAAACAGTACGGCGTGCTTTTTCACTCCGGTATGCCGACCAATCTTTACGGACCGGGAGACAACTACCACGCGCAAAACTCGCACGTGCTTCCCGCGCTCATCCGTCGTTTTCACGAGGCGAAGCTTGCTGGACTGCCTGAGGTTGTGGCGTGGGGCACGGGGAAGCCGATGCGCGAGTTTCTCCATGTGGACGATCTGGCCGATGCGTGTGCGTTTGTGCTTAAACTCGATAACCCGCCCGACTGGGTGAACATGGGCACGGGCACCGACGTGACCATCAAAGAGCTCACCGAAACGGTGGCGCTGGCGGTCGGATTCAAGGGGCGCATCACATGGGATGCATCGAAACCCGATGGTACGCCGCGCAAGCTCATGGACGTCTCGCGGCTGGCCGGGCTGGGATGGAAAGCGCGGATCAGTCTGCGCGAGGGCATCGAGAAAACGTATGCGTCTTTCCTAGCCGAGCAGGCGGCGGGGACTTTGCGCACGTAA
- a CDS encoding HD domain-containing protein codes for MNLDRLSRQIRFIAEVDKLKEIFRQTLCTQSRRQENDAEHSWHLALLVIVLAEHSNHQPLDVLRVLKMVIIHDLVEIDAGDTFAYDTVRMADQHEREARAADRIFGLLPDDQRDEFRALWDEFEERATPESRFAAAVDRFQPMLLNCLTEGAAWRNHGVTSDRVIARNQHIAEGSTPLWAYAARMIDDAVAAGSLAQ; via the coding sequence ATGAACCTCGACCGCCTCTCCCGGCAGATTCGTTTCATCGCTGAAGTGGACAAGCTGAAGGAAATTTTCCGCCAGACTCTCTGCACGCAAAGCCGCCGTCAGGAAAACGACGCCGAGCACTCCTGGCACCTCGCCCTCCTCGTCATCGTTCTCGCCGAGCACAGCAATCACCAGCCACTCGATGTCCTCCGCGTCTTGAAAATGGTCATCATCCACGACCTCGTCGAAATCGATGCCGGCGACACCTTCGCCTACGACACCGTCCGTATGGCCGATCAACACGAGCGCGAAGCCCGCGCCGCCGACCGCATCTTCGGCCTCCTCCCCGACGATCAGCGCGACGAGTTCCGCGCGCTCTGGGACGAGTTCGAAGAACGTGCCACCCCTGAATCGCGCTTCGCCGCCGCCGTGGATCGCTTCCAACCCATGCTCCTCAACTGCCTCACCGAGGGCGCTGCCTGGCGCAACCACGGCGTCACCAGCGACCGCGTCATCGCTCGCAACCAGCACATCGCTGAAGGCTCCACGCCACTTTGGGCCTACGCCGCCCGCATGATCGACGACGCCGTCGCCGCAGGCTCACTCGCCCAATAA
- a CDS encoding protein kinase domain-containing protein translates to MLPETDDSGGLAPPSVPVDSAEASPASPTSGSPIASGQRWHAYQIGDAIHCDAGWAFHAVNVGALEDVCIFVRPIDEGRAARAEAWSKLQNGKYPGLIEVFDAVEENGFRFETTQVPPATTMREWANTHQASLDDVEALVKQLAAAVQAMHLVGVVHCNLNLDTIHLVAADAGLKVLIGGLDTATLYDQSGLIPLPVNPLYAPPEAAGLTKHRAGAGLRAWDWWSLGRIMQELVIGQPVLGLVLDRDVSKMTHELRARAEELLLERDSAGPKAGAVEKMPPISDDLASLLRGLLSSCRDGRWGWREVQCWLKRETLPDRYELTRNDRLFVWRDRAFTVAEAAAFFRTEEHWAAGVDQLFDVKNPASFIAFASREQELSGVREQLDALRDFVQLPAWRECPVEVVRTVIAAASWLQIGGEREPLLLRGKRVDSALLRALLKSEPLAEGLALVRALIAPPFVQLIAARDPETARLLTVVGTSTTETMATAEKNEWLTVSDPAAVARLLSSVLEGETELVRHREELKKRFALSRDPQLEAIFKAPKAKHRELILLVFAAGDPERTGFVTHLDWSRERYMVLRERGERLAAKLFWLRLGQLMQTGPLVFLRWPWVIGVWAGLAAIVAVLAPPPLGLVVGVALALVLFGLRVLVCASQRGCVRRYAHDPQEIWTMRSRADRCAKEAEAALPGDPVRKPGMVAAELASINREIVGLALDPAPEAVRAPSELRAGWLGSGLGWLLAVGALGWTGWSHMPQAETAPEGSELANQLPGVAGDPARPVGKPKTVLTSEEQFFSDPRSVYVSWNFEEPDEAPALPVRGYAKPTPEQVATALIDGQKLLAPYAPQTAQGVIAIPVATSDEPGVMLYDVKRRMLLERRIFKLEQLPATDRSWHELNRRKILYLGEPPELSLEMWADESAARPSPAAEPARAERPVATP, encoded by the coding sequence ATGCTCCCTGAAACCGACGACAGCGGGGGGCTGGCTCCTCCTAGTGTTCCGGTCGATTCGGCCGAGGCCAGCCCAGCCAGCCCGACTTCCGGATCGCCCATCGCATCCGGCCAGCGGTGGCATGCCTATCAGATAGGTGACGCGATCCACTGCGATGCAGGCTGGGCGTTTCATGCGGTCAACGTGGGGGCGCTGGAAGATGTGTGCATCTTTGTGCGCCCGATCGACGAAGGCCGGGCAGCGCGCGCGGAGGCGTGGTCGAAATTGCAGAACGGGAAATACCCCGGGCTGATCGAGGTGTTCGATGCGGTGGAGGAAAACGGTTTCCGGTTCGAGACGACGCAGGTGCCGCCGGCGACGACGATGCGCGAGTGGGCCAACACGCATCAGGCGAGTCTGGACGATGTGGAAGCGCTGGTGAAGCAGCTGGCGGCGGCGGTGCAGGCGATGCACCTGGTGGGCGTCGTCCACTGTAACTTGAATCTCGATACCATTCATCTGGTCGCGGCGGATGCGGGATTGAAGGTGTTAATCGGCGGTCTCGACACAGCGACGCTCTATGACCAATCGGGGCTGATCCCGTTGCCGGTGAATCCGCTCTACGCTCCGCCCGAGGCGGCGGGCCTCACGAAACATCGCGCGGGGGCGGGCTTGCGCGCGTGGGATTGGTGGTCGCTCGGGCGCATCATGCAGGAACTGGTGATTGGCCAGCCGGTGCTCGGGCTCGTGCTGGACCGTGATGTCTCGAAGATGACCCACGAACTCCGGGCCAGGGCGGAGGAGCTTTTGCTGGAGCGCGACTCAGCGGGACCGAAGGCGGGCGCGGTGGAGAAGATGCCGCCGATCAGCGACGATCTGGCGAGTCTGCTGCGCGGGTTGTTATCGAGCTGCCGCGATGGGCGCTGGGGCTGGCGCGAAGTGCAGTGCTGGCTGAAGCGCGAGACGCTGCCGGATCGATATGAGCTGACGCGCAACGACCGGCTTTTTGTGTGGCGGGATCGCGCGTTCACGGTGGCGGAGGCTGCGGCGTTTTTCCGGACCGAGGAGCATTGGGCGGCGGGCGTGGATCAACTTTTCGATGTCAAAAACCCTGCGAGTTTCATCGCGTTTGCCTCCCGGGAACAGGAACTGAGCGGTGTGCGCGAGCAGCTCGATGCGCTGCGCGATTTCGTGCAGCTGCCGGCCTGGCGCGAGTGTCCGGTCGAGGTGGTACGCACGGTGATCGCGGCCGCGTCGTGGCTCCAGATCGGTGGCGAGCGCGAGCCGCTGCTCTTGCGGGGAAAGCGGGTGGACTCGGCGCTGTTGCGCGCGTTGCTCAAATCGGAGCCGCTGGCCGAGGGGCTGGCGCTGGTGCGTGCGTTGATCGCGCCGCCGTTCGTGCAGTTGATTGCTGCGCGCGATCCTGAGACTGCGCGGTTGTTGACGGTGGTCGGTACGAGCACGACGGAGACGATGGCGACCGCCGAGAAAAACGAGTGGCTCACGGTGAGCGATCCGGCTGCGGTGGCGCGGTTGTTATCCAGTGTGCTCGAAGGTGAGACGGAGCTGGTGAGGCATCGCGAGGAATTGAAGAAGCGTTTCGCGCTCTCACGCGATCCGCAGCTGGAGGCGATTTTCAAGGCACCGAAGGCGAAGCATCGCGAGCTGATCCTGCTCGTGTTTGCGGCGGGCGATCCGGAGCGCACGGGATTCGTGACGCATCTGGATTGGAGCCGGGAGCGGTACATGGTGCTGCGCGAGCGCGGGGAGCGGCTGGCGGCGAAATTATTCTGGTTGAGGCTGGGGCAGCTCATGCAGACCGGGCCGCTGGTTTTCCTGCGCTGGCCGTGGGTGATCGGTGTGTGGGCCGGGCTGGCGGCTATAGTCGCTGTACTGGCTCCGCCGCCGCTGGGTCTGGTCGTGGGCGTGGCGCTCGCGCTGGTGTTGTTTGGGTTGAGGGTGCTGGTGTGCGCTTCGCAGCGCGGGTGTGTGCGGCGGTACGCTCATGATCCGCAGGAGATCTGGACGATGCGTTCGCGAGCGGATCGCTGCGCGAAAGAGGCGGAGGCGGCGCTGCCGGGCGATCCGGTGCGCAAGCCGGGGATGGTCGCGGCGGAACTCGCCTCGATCAATCGCGAGATAGTCGGTCTGGCGCTCGATCCGGCGCCTGAGGCGGTGCGCGCACCATCGGAGTTGCGCGCAGGCTGGCTGGGCTCGGGCCTGGGCTGGCTGCTCGCGGTTGGGGCGCTTGGCTGGACTGGATGGTCGCACATGCCGCAGGCGGAGACGGCCCCGGAGGGCTCCGAGTTGGCGAATCAACTGCCGGGCGTGGCGGGCGATCCGGCGCGGCCGGTGGGGAAACCCAAGACAGTACTTACGTCAGAGGAACAATTTTTCAGCGATCCGCGCTCCGTCTATGTGAGCTGGAATTTCGAGGAGCCGGACGAGGCTCCGGCGTTACCGGTTCGCGGATACGCGAAACCCACGCCCGAGCAGGTGGCGACGGCGTTGATCGACGGTCAAAAGTTGCTCGCTCCGTATGCGCCGCAGACGGCTCAGGGGGTGATTGCGATTCCGGTGGCGACGAGCGACGAGCCGGGAGTGATGCTCTACGATGTGAAGCGGCGGATGCTTCTGGAGCGACGGATTTTCAAGCTGGAGCAACTGCCCGCGACTGATCGCTCGTGGCATGAGCTTAACCGGCGCAAGATCCTCTATCTCGGCGAGCCGCCGGAGCTGAGCCTGGAAATGTGGGCGGATGAGTCTGCCGCCAGGCCGTCGCCTGCGGCTGAGCCCGCGCGGGCCGAGCGGCCGGTGGCGACTCCGTGA